The DNA window TGATATTATCTTCTTTTATTTGGAACTTATGGTCAATTAATGCCTGTTTATAACCGTTAAGACGGTTTTGATAGATCTCAAGGTTAAGATCTCCGGCAAAATGACAAATATTTTTATATCCTTCTTTGATCAGATGTTCTGTCGCCATATAACCACCACGGTAGTCATCAATTGTTACCGTACTTATTCCCGGAATATCTTTTTTCCTGTCAAAGAATATAATCGGCGTATTGCTGGTATCTAAAATACTCTGAATATGCTCCGTATTAATGGTTGTTTTTGAAACAGACATAAATATTCCATCTACCTGGGCATTCAATAAAGTATTGAGATGTCTTTTTTCAATAGTAACATCTTCATGACTCTGACAGATGATTACATGGTAACCATGTGGAGAAAGTTCTTCTTCAATGCCGCGAATTACAGATGAGAAAAAATTAGTATTGATATAAGGAACAATAATCCCTACGTTTTTTGTTTCTCCGCTTTTAAGAGCTTTGGCAAGATTATTCTGCTTATAATTCATTTCTTTAGCGGTTTTCTTTACCAAATCTTTTGTTGCCTGGCTGATTCTCGGATGATCATTAAGTGCTCTGGAAACAGTAGCCACACTCACATTAAGCTTCTTTGAAATGTCATATATTGTGGCACTTTTTTTATTCATAAATGTTTTTTTTCTGCTGTTTTTTCTATATCAAAATGATATACATCGTTGACGTAAATTTAATCAAATTATGTCTAATCACTAGGAAATAAAATGTATTTTATACTTAAAATAAAATTAAACTATTCCATAGACTATCATGGATTAAATAATCATATTATAATAATTTTGTTAAAAACAAAGAAGTAGAAAATTGTAATTAAAAAAATGTCTAGCAAAGTTTATTTTTGCCATATTTTCTCTATTTCTTCTAGCGATTTACTCTTGGTTTCCGGGACCCATTTCCAAACGAAAAGAAGAGAAAGAACACTCATTACTCCATAAAATCCATAAGTAAAAGCTCCGCTGAACTCCATCATAAAAGGATAGGTAGATGAAATAAGATAGTTAGCTGCCCATTGTGCCGCTACGGCAATAGCTATTGCACTTCCCCTTATTTTATTCGGAAAAATCTCAGAAATCAGAACCCAGCATATCGGCCCCCACGACATCATAAAAGAAGCAGTATAAACAATGATAAATATCAAAGTGGCAATACCAATGATATGGAAATAGGAAAAAATAGCAATCGCAAACATGCCTATGGCCATACCTACTGATCCAATAATGAGAAGAGGTTTTCTTCCCCATTGATCGACGGTAAAAATTGCAATAACTGTAAAAACTACATTCACCAGTCCCATCACTACAGTCTGCAGCATAGAGGCATCCTTATGAACACCCATGCTTTCGAAAATACGGGGTGCATAATAAAGAGCTACATTAATCCCTACAAACTGCTGAAAAACGGAAAGTAAAATTCCAATAATGATTACTGTTTTTCCAAAAGAAAAAATGTCACTTTTATGTTCTGCAACAGTCCCTTTTATTTCCGAAAATATTTCTTTTCCACGTTCCTGGCCGTTTATTTTTGTTAAAATTTTAAGTGCCTCCTCGTCTTTATTGATAAAAGTGAGATAGCGTGGCGTTTCCGGAACAAGAAATAATAAAATTCCAAATAAGGCAGCCGGGATGGTTAGTGATAAAAACATATATCTCCAACCGATCTGGTTGATCCATTCAATACTTTTCCCGTCAGCAATTCCCCAATTGACAAAATACACAACAAGCATTCCGAAAATGATGGCAAACTGATTTAAAGAAACCAGTCTTCCACGAATTTCAGCTGGTGCAATTTCCCCAATATACATTGGACATACTGCTGAAGCAAGACCGACTCCAATCCCACCTATAATTCTGTAAAGATTGAAAGCCAATAAAACACCCATCGAAGTTTCTCCTTTCTTAAAGAATAAAAACTCTGGATAGGCAGCTCCCAAAGCACTTATAAAAAACAGAAATGCAGCAAGCATTAAAGCTTTCTTCCTGCCTAACCGTGTGGAGATAAGTCCTGAAATTGCTCCTCCGATTATACATCCGATTAAAGCACTGGAAATGGTGGCTCCATGTGCCAATGAGCTTAATCCCAGAGGAGTAACTAAATGTTCTTGTATTGATTTTTCTGCTCCTGAAATCACTGCCGTATCATAACCAAACAAAAGCCCGCCCAAAGTGGCTACTAGTGTAAGCATAGTAACATACACCATATTGATTTCCGCCTTAGATCCTGAAGAATATTGCGGACCGGAATCTATTATTTGCATAATTTCATTAGTTTTAATTATAAATATTGATTAATCAAGCTCTCCAGATATTCCTGTTTACCACTTTCTCTGCCTACTTCTCCAAGTCCTTCAGCATGTGAAGCCAGATCGGCAAGTGATAATTTTCCTTCTTCAAAATCTTTCCCTTTACCGCCATCGAATGATGAATATCTATTTTTTCTGATTTCGGAATACTTTGATTTTTCTAAAATAGTATCGGCTGCCATAAAAGCTCTTGCAAAATTGTCCATTCCACTGATATGAGCGATGAAAATATCTTCCAGATCCGTAGAATTTCTTCTGATCTTAGCATCGAAATTTACACCTCCCCCCTGAAGACCTCCAGCCTGTATGATCACCAACATCGCCTGAGTCATTTCATATAAATCAACAGGAAATTGGTCTGTATCCCAGCCGTTCTGATAATCTCCGCGATTGGCGTCAATGCTTCCCAGTACATTGTTATCTGCAGCAACCTGCAGCTCATGTTCGAATGTATGTTGTGCTAAAGTAGCATGGTTCACTTCAATATTCAGTTTAAAGTCAGCCAACAGATCATATTGACGAAGGAAATTTAAACATGTTGCTGCATCAAAATCATATTGGTGTTTTGTAGGTTCCATTGGTTTGGGTTCGATGAAAAATGTTCCTTTAAATCCTTGGGAACGAGCATAATCTTTTGCCATATGTAAAAATTTTGCCATATGCTCCTGCTCACGTTTCATATTGGTATTCAATAATGACATATAGCCTTCGCGACCACCCCAAAAAACGTAATTTTCACCACTTAATTTAATAGTTGCATCCAAAGCATTTTTTACCTGTCCTCCAGCGTAGGCTAACACATCAAAAGAAGGATTTGTTGCAGCACCATTCATGAATCTGGGGTTAGAAAAACAGTTCGAAGTTCCCCATAATAATTTTACCCCTGAAGCTGATTGCTTTTCTTTGGCATAATCTGTTATAAATTCTAATCTTTTTGTTGACTCTTTGAAATTTCCTGCCTCATCAATTAAATCATAATCATGGAAACAGTAGTAAGGAACACCTAATTTTGTGAAAAATTCGAAGGCTGCATCCATTTTTTCGACAGCTCTTTGTTTTGCATCTGATGCTGTGAGCCAGTCAAAATGTTGCGTTCCCACACCAAAAGGATCTCCTCCTGTGGCACAGAATGTATGCCAATAAGCTGTAGCAAATTTGAAATATTCTTTCATGGTCTTTCCACGAACTACTTTGTTTTCATTATAATATTTAAATGCCAGGGGATTATCAGATTCCTTTCCTTCAAACTGGATTTTTCCGATTCCTTTAAAATACTCTTTGTTGCCTGTTGTAATTGCCATTGATCTGTTTTTTAGTTTAAAATTTATTGTATTCATTTAATGCAATCGATTGCATTAAATAAATCAAGAATTTAATTAATTATTTAAAATTTGTAATAATTTTGTTTTCCATCTTTCATAGCTTTCTTTATATTGATCATAATAGATGTGCTCAGGATAATAGCTTTTTAAAATATCTTTATTACTAAGTATATCATCAAAACTATCAAATGCTCCAGCTCCCATAGCAGCAGCTCTGGCTGCACCAGTAGACCCTGTAGAATCAATAATCCTGATTTCAGTATTCAGTAACGAAGAAATCGACTGTGTAAATAAGGATGAACGGAATAAATTATCCCCACCAGCTTTAATAATTCCATTTTGCAACCCATCCGATAATAGAATATTTGTTCCATACACAAAAGAATAAGCGATACCTTCCAAACCTGCTCTGAATAAGTGCTCACTTTTATGACGGTTAAAATTGAGATTAAAAACAGATGCACCGATATCCCTATTATTTAACACCCTTTCGGCACCATTCCCAAAAGGGAGTACAATAATTCCATCTGATCCTATAGGAATTTCAGAGGCAATTGCATTCAGATCATGATAAGAATGTCTTTTCTGATCCACCTGGTGGCGAAGCCAGCTATATTGAATACCTGCACCGTTTAAACAAAGCATTTTTCCAATTCTTGGGGTTTCTTTGGTGTGATTGATATGCGCAAAATTATTGACACGCACGGGTTCGTTGGATTGTATTGTGTCTGTAACACCATATACAACTCCGGATGTTCCTCCTGTAGCAGCTATCTCGCCTGGATTCATCACATTAAGTGCTAATGCATTATTGGGTTGATCTCCTGCACGGTAAAAAATAGGAATTCCTACAGGTAAGCCACTTTCCTCAGCACCTTGCTGCGAAACAGTACACTGTATTTTGAAGTTTTCAACTACATCAGAAACCAGCGATTGATCAATGCCTAAGTGAGTAAGCATTGTTTTGGAAACTTCATTTCTCTCAAAGTCCCAAAGAATGCTTTCGGAAAGCCCGGTGATGGAAGTGGTGGCCTCTCCACTTAATTTAAGAGCGATAAAATCTCCCGGAAGCATAAATTTCCAGATTTTTTCATAGACTTCAGGCTCATTTTCCTGTACCCACTTTAACTTTGAAGCGGTAAAATTTCCAGGAGAATTTAGTAATTCTTTCATACATATTTCTTTACCAATTTCCTGAAAAACGGAATCACCAACTTCAACTGCACGACTGTCGCACCAGATTATAGAGGGCCGGAGAACCTTCCTGTTATTATCCACCAATACGAGGCCATGCATCTGGTACGAAATTCCAATGCCTTTGATTTCATTTTTGTCGATATGGCTCTCTGCAATTATCTTTTGAGTCAGTATCCGTAAATTCTGCCACCATTCTTCAGGATTTTGTTCTGCCCAACCAATTTTTGGTGAATCAATAGACATCTCATTTTCCGGATATTTGGCATGAGCAATTAATCTACCTTTGTTATCTACGATAGAAGCTTTTATTGATGAGCTTCCGACATCATATCCTATAAATTTCATTGTAGTTAATAATTGTAGGGATTTAAAAATAGTAATTTTATACAATATTTGATTTATTTTTGAAAATTTAATAAATTATATGGTTTCGGATATTTGAGTGCTTCAATATCAGTTATTTACGGATTTAATCTCTTATTATAAACATGGATTTTCTATAAGCATGACTGATAAATTTATTCTATATTGCTCCCAAAATTGATTCGTAAAGTTGAATTTGAGCAATCGATTGCATAAATTTGTTTTTTTTGTTTGAAATAAACAGAGATTATAAAAAGAATTAAAATTATAAGATGAGTTAACATGAAAGAGCAGGATACCGTAAGCTCCTAAAATGTATATTTTTATGAAGATGAAATTCAGGATAGTTTTGTTACTGTCTTACTGAAGAAGAGGAATTGATTTAAGAGGAAATTAATGTTGAGGTTCTATATTATCAATCAAATGGGTTGCAGAACCCGGTTTCATTACACTAAAACGAATATATTTTTGTTAATAGCTATAAAAATCAAAAATTATATAGCAAGAAAGAATAAATTATGAAATTTCAAAATACATCAGTTTTTTATTGGTTTCTGTTGATAATGCTTTTCTCTTCATCGGGAGTAAAAAGTCAGGATCTGTTCCCGGATGGAACCCGGATTCCGGAATGGTTTAAAGAAAACAAACCTACGGACATTAATACATTAGGTAAAAAATATATCCTTACAGATTTTGGAGTTGTGAATGACAGTACCATTCTTCAGACAAAGAAGATCCAAGCCATTATTGACCAGGCTGCTAAAAGTGGCGGTGGTGTCATTATAGTGCCTAAGGGAACATTCCTGATAAGTTCTATCTTTTTTAAACAAGGTACCCATTTGCATCTAGAGAAAGGGGCTGTCTTAAAAGGGAGTGATGATATAAGCAATTATCCGGTAATGAAAACCAGGATGGAGGGACAGACTGTCAATTACTTTCCAGCCCTTATTAATGCAGACGGATTGGATGGTTTTACCATTTCAGGTATAGGAACTCTAAATGGAAATGGACTAAGGTTTTGGAAAGCATTTTGGAAAAGACGGGAGTGGAATCCTAAGTGTACGAATATGGATGAAATGAGACCCCGTATCATCTATATATCAAATTCAAAAAATATTCAGATTGAAGATATTACCGTAAAAAATTCTCCTTTCTGGAGTACCCATTATTATAAATGTGAATTTGTGAAACTTCTGCATTTAACGATTTTGGCTCCGAAAGAACCTGTAAAAGCACCAAGTACAGATGCCGTTGATATTGATGCATGCAAGAATTTTTTAATTAAAAACTGTTACCTATCCGTGAATGACGATGCTATAGCTCTGAAAGGAGGAAAAGGTCCGAATGCCGATAAAGATGCTCAAAATGGTGAAAACAGAAACATCATCATTGAAGATAACAGTTTTGGATTTTGTCACAGCGTGCTTACTTGTGGCAGCGAATCTATTCATAATTATAATATTGTTTTACGAAATTCTAAGGTGAAAGATGCCTCCAGACTCCTGCATCTTAAAATGCGACCTGATACACCACAGCATTACGAATATATTACCGTCGAAAATATAACAGGAAATGTTAAAACTTTTCTATACGTAAAACCCTGGAATCAGTTTTTTGATCTAAAAGGTGAGGTAGGGCCAAAAATGTCACATGCCCATAACATTCTTCTGAAAAATATAAATATAAGTTGTGAAACTGCTTTTTCGGTAGATCCGTCCGATCAGTATCAATTATCAGACTTCACATTCGAAAATCTTACCATAAAAGCAATGAAGCCCGATCTGGAAAAACTAAACTTCATTAAAAATTTAAAGAAAATAAAAGTAAACGTAGCAAAAGTAGAGTCACCTGACAAACTGTATGATAAAAAGGACGATTCTGATGAAGCTCGGAAATAAAGCTTTCTTCTGACAGTACAGAGTGATCGAAATTACATAGGGAACCGTTTTGGACAATCATCAGTTTATGATGGAATGTGAATATTTTAACCGATTGATTATGAAAAATTGGATAATCATTATGACAGTATTTATCTGTTCATCTATTTCTGCACAACAAACTACTTTCAAATTTGATTTTGGAGGAAGCAGAACGCAGGACGGTTTTATTCCCATCACAGAACATTCTAAATTTGACAGAAAGACAGGTTATGGATTTATGGATATTTCCAATATAAAATCAGTTGACAGAGGAGGAAATGCTTTGAAAGGAGATTTTATCACAAGTGACCGACCTTTTTATTTTTCAGTTATATTATCTGAAGGGAATTATGACATACAATTGACATTGGGGGATAGTAAAGGAAGTTCTGAAACAACAGTACGCGTAGAGAATCGCCGTTTACTATTGGATGACGTGAAAACAAAAGCTGGTGATGTTGTAGAAAAATTAATAACCGTCCATGTTAAAGACAGTATCATCCGTAATCAAAATGGAAATGAGATTGGGATTGTGAAATTAAAACCGAGAGAAAAAAAATATTTACACTGGGATAATTTGCTGACTATCGAATTTAATGATAAAGCTCCAAAAGTTTGTGCTGTAGTAATCCAACCCAATAAAGTCGCAAAAACGATTTATCTCACAGGAGATTCTACGGTAGTAGATCAGCTATATGAACCTTGGGCATCATGGGGACAGATGTTTCCTTATTTTTTAATTCCGCATCAGGTTGTTGTGGCTAACTATGCGGAAAGTGGAGAAACGCTGAAAGCATTTGAAGGCCGTCACCGTATTGATAAAATCTGGAACAGGATAAAACCTGGGGATTATCTGTTTATTGAGTTTGGACATAATGATCAAAAGCCGGGAAACAGCCATCTGGAAGCAAATTCCGGGTATAAAGAAAAATTAAAAGAATGGATTCATAAAGCCCGGCAATTAGAAGCTATTCCGGTTTTGGTAACTTCAGTAAATCGTCATGTTTTTGATGGAAACAAAAAAATTGTCAATACACTCGGTGATTATCCTTCCGCAATGCGGGAAGTAGCAAAAGAAGAAAATGTTTTTTTAATCGATTTAAATGCAATGAGTAAAACACTGTTCGAAGCCATGGGACCTGAGCTCTCTAAAAAAGCATTTGTTTACTATCCGGCAAACTCTTATCCCAGTCAGGCAGAAGCTTTGTCTGATGATACTCATTTCAATACTTATGGCGCTTATGAATTGGCAAAATGTGTTGTAAAAAGTATTACTGAACAAAACTTGCCTTTGCAGCAATTTATTTCAAAAAATTACCGGAATTTTGATCCGGAAAAACCTGATGATGCTGAAAAGTTCCATTGGCCTGAAAGTATTTTTATGGAAGCCTTGAAACCCGATGGAAACTAAATAAAGAATGGGAAAATGAATATTCAATCTATTATCAAGTTAAGTGTATTTTGTTTGGCGTTTGGAAATCTTTCTGCACAAAATCCGTGGCCGGAAATGACGAATACTGCTAAACCATGGACACGGTGGTGGTGGATGGGAAATGCAGTTGATGAAAAAGGATTGGATAAGCAATTGACAACGCTCAGTAACGCTGGTTTTGGAGGCGTGGAAGTCGTTCCTATTTACGGGGCAAAAGGATTTGAAAATCGATATATATCTTATCTCAGTCCGGAATGGATGAAGATGCTGCAGTTTACTGTGAATAAAGCAAAAAGCTTACAGATGGGTGTTGATATGGCTGTCGGAACCGGGTGGCCGATAGGTGGACCTCAGGTAAATGAAGAGGATGCGGCCACAAAAATGATCGTTCAGAAGTATGCACTTTTATCAGGTGAAAAATTAGCCGAAAAGATATTCCTTAAAGACGAAAAACTTAAAAACTTACAGACTGTAAAATTAGATATTGTAACGGCGTACAACGAAAAAAATGAGGCGGTTGTCTTAACAGATAAAGTTACAAATGACGGTGTTCTCAATTGGAAACCGGACTCCGGGAAATGGACAATATATGCAGTTTTTACTGGTAAAACACTTCAGAAGGTAAAAAGGGCCGCTCCCGGAGGGGAAGGATTTACATTAAACCATTTTTCAGGTGCTGCAACGGTTGATTATTTTAAAACATTTGATAAGGCATTTGGCAATTCCAATTATGGCGTCCGTTCTTTTTTTAATGATAGCTATGAGGTCTATAATGCAGACTGGACCCCTGACTTTAAGAATGAATTTTTAAAAAGAAGGGGATATGATATTAGTCCTTACATCAAATATCTGATCAACGATGAGGAAAACAGGACTACGAGAAGGGTAAAATCAGATTATAGAGAAACCCTTAGTGAATTGATATTATACAATTTTACTGATCAGTTTACAAGCTGGGCGCATTCCAAGAACTCTAAAAATACAAATCAGGCGCACGGTTCACCCGGAAACTTACTGGATCTGTATGCAGCAGTAGATATTCCGGAATCAGAAACATTCGGAAGTACTGTTTTTGATATTCCGGGTTTACGAAGAGACAGCCTGGATGTGCAAAAAGCAGATCATCCGGATATAAATATGTTGAAGTTTGCCTCATCGGCGGCCAATGCTAAAGGGAAGCAATTGATTTCAAATGAAACTTTTACCTGGCTTACTGAACATTTTAAAACTTCCTGGTCGCAGGCCAAACCAGAAGTTGAGCAGGTTTTTTTATCTGGGATCAATCATGTTTTTTATCATGGTACAACCTATACGCCTGCTGATGTCCCTTTTCCAGGGTGGTTATTTTATGCTTCGGTTAATTTTGTTCCAGAAAATAGTTTATGGCCTCATATAAGTGGCCTCAATTCCTTTGTTATGCGTTCTCAAAGTATTTTGCAGAGCGGGAAATCTGATAATGAATTGCTGATATATTGGCCGGTTTATGATTCTTGGGCATCAGCAAAAGGGAAAGATGTTGCCTTTAAAGTTCATAACGTTGAAAAATGGCTGCAGCCAACTCCGTTTTATGAAGATCTAACCAAACTAGATAAAATGGGATATTCTTTTGACATGACCTCGGATAAAATGATTGGTGAAGCAAAATCCTACAATAATAAAATTCAAATTGCAAAAGAAGGATCTTCCTATCAGGTTTTGATCGTTCCCGAATTAACGTATTTACCAGAAACAACGTTGAATAATATTCTGGAATTAGCGAGAAATGGTGCTTCAGTTATTTTTCAGAATGAACCAAAAGATATTCCGGGTTACTTTGAGGTTGAAAAAAGAAGAAACCTTTTAAAATCTTTGTGGTCTCAAATTCTATTTAATAATCGGGGTGAAAATCTAAAAACGGCAGAATTTGGAAAAGGAAAGATTATTTTGAGTTCCGATGTTTCAAAAGCGCTTGAATATCTGAAAATAGAAAGAGAAAAACTAACAGAAACGGGATTGAAATTTGTAAGAAGACAGTTTGAGGGTGGAAAATACTACTATATTGTTAATCATACTTCAAAAGAAATCAATCAATTTCTTCCCATAAATTATACAGGAAAGCAGACCATTATTATGAATCCGGAAAACGGAGATTTCGGAATGGCACAAATACAGAATAATTCTGCAAGAATTCAGTTGAAATCAGGACAGTCTTTAATTCTGAAAAGTAGTAAAACTATTGATTCATCCGTACAGAAATGGAATTATACTGAAAAGACAGGGACTCCGATTATTTTAGATCAACCCTGGCAGTTAACCTTTAAAGAAGGTGGTCCCGAACTTCCCAAATCACGACAACTAAAGAAACCTCAACCATGGACCAGCTTTTCAGAAGATCCTGCAACACAAAGTTTTTCGGGAACAGGTGTGTACACTACTTCACTGGATCTGAGGAAAAAGAATGCAGATGATTATGTCTTAAAACTGGATAAACTCTATGAAAGTGCGAAAGTGATTGTAAATGGCCAAGATGCCGGTATTGTCTGGAGCATCCCTTTTGAAATCAGCATTGGTAAATATTTAAAAAAGGGTACAAATACCATTCAAATTGAAGTTTGTAATCTGATGGCCAATAGAATACGGTATATGGATCAGAAAAAAATACAGTGGCGTAACTACCATGAG is part of the Chryseobacterium paludis genome and encodes:
- a CDS encoding LacI family DNA-binding transcriptional regulator — its product is MNKKSATIYDISKKLNVSVATVSRALNDHPRISQATKDLVKKTAKEMNYKQNNLAKALKSGETKNVGIIVPYINTNFFSSVIRGIEEELSPHGYHVIICQSHEDVTIEKRHLNTLLNAQVDGIFMSVSKTTINTEHIQSILDTSNTPIIFFDRKKDIPGISTVTIDDYRGGYMATEHLIKEGYKNICHFAGDLNLEIYQNRLNGYKQALIDHKFQIKEDNIISTGSAIDAGIDAIKKLWDKKSVPDAIFSSSDFAALGACQELKKRKIKIPEEVAVIGFSNEPFTQFMELPMSSVDQTPLIMGKMAGQVFIESVKENGSGVSIEKKVVLAPQLYIRKSSKRK
- the xylE gene encoding D-xylose transporter XylE yields the protein MQIIDSGPQYSSGSKAEINMVYVTMLTLVATLGGLLFGYDTAVISGAEKSIQEHLVTPLGLSSLAHGATISSALIGCIIGGAISGLISTRLGRKKALMLAAFLFFISALGAAYPEFLFFKKGETSMGVLLAFNLYRIIGGIGVGLASAVCPMYIGEIAPAEIRGRLVSLNQFAIIFGMLVVYFVNWGIADGKSIEWINQIGWRYMFLSLTIPAALFGILLFLVPETPRYLTFINKDEEALKILTKINGQERGKEIFSEIKGTVAEHKSDIFSFGKTVIIIGILLSVFQQFVGINVALYYAPRIFESMGVHKDASMLQTVVMGLVNVVFTVIAIFTVDQWGRKPLLIIGSVGMAIGMFAIAIFSYFHIIGIATLIFIIVYTASFMMSWGPICWVLISEIFPNKIRGSAIAIAVAAQWAANYLISSTYPFMMEFSGAFTYGFYGVMSVLSLLFVWKWVPETKSKSLEEIEKIWQK
- the xylA gene encoding xylose isomerase, giving the protein MAITTGNKEYFKGIGKIQFEGKESDNPLAFKYYNENKVVRGKTMKEYFKFATAYWHTFCATGGDPFGVGTQHFDWLTASDAKQRAVEKMDAAFEFFTKLGVPYYCFHDYDLIDEAGNFKESTKRLEFITDYAKEKQSASGVKLLWGTSNCFSNPRFMNGAATNPSFDVLAYAGGQVKNALDATIKLSGENYVFWGGREGYMSLLNTNMKREQEHMAKFLHMAKDYARSQGFKGTFFIEPKPMEPTKHQYDFDAATCLNFLRQYDLLADFKLNIEVNHATLAQHTFEHELQVAADNNVLGSIDANRGDYQNGWDTDQFPVDLYEMTQAMLVIIQAGGLQGGGVNFDAKIRRNSTDLEDIFIAHISGMDNFARAFMAADTILEKSKYSEIRKNRYSSFDGGKGKDFEEGKLSLADLASHAEGLGEVGRESGKQEYLESLINQYL
- a CDS encoding xylulokinase, whose protein sequence is MKFIGYDVGSSSIKASIVDNKGRLIAHAKYPENEMSIDSPKIGWAEQNPEEWWQNLRILTQKIIAESHIDKNEIKGIGISYQMHGLVLVDNNRKVLRPSIIWCDSRAVEVGDSVFQEIGKEICMKELLNSPGNFTASKLKWVQENEPEVYEKIWKFMLPGDFIALKLSGEATTSITGLSESILWDFERNEVSKTMLTHLGIDQSLVSDVVENFKIQCTVSQQGAEESGLPVGIPIFYRAGDQPNNALALNVMNPGEIAATGGTSGVVYGVTDTIQSNEPVRVNNFAHINHTKETPRIGKMLCLNGAGIQYSWLRHQVDQKRHSYHDLNAIASEIPIGSDGIIVLPFGNGAERVLNNRDIGASVFNLNFNRHKSEHLFRAGLEGIAYSFVYGTNILLSDGLQNGIIKAGGDNLFRSSLFTQSISSLLNTEIRIIDSTGSTGAARAAAMGAGAFDSFDDILSNKDILKSYYPEHIYYDQYKESYERWKTKLLQILNN
- a CDS encoding rhamnogalacturonidase, producing MKFQNTSVFYWFLLIMLFSSSGVKSQDLFPDGTRIPEWFKENKPTDINTLGKKYILTDFGVVNDSTILQTKKIQAIIDQAAKSGGGVIIVPKGTFLISSIFFKQGTHLHLEKGAVLKGSDDISNYPVMKTRMEGQTVNYFPALINADGLDGFTISGIGTLNGNGLRFWKAFWKRREWNPKCTNMDEMRPRIIYISNSKNIQIEDITVKNSPFWSTHYYKCEFVKLLHLTILAPKEPVKAPSTDAVDIDACKNFLIKNCYLSVNDDAIALKGGKGPNADKDAQNGENRNIIIEDNSFGFCHSVLTCGSESIHNYNIVLRNSKVKDASRLLHLKMRPDTPQHYEYITVENITGNVKTFLYVKPWNQFFDLKGEVGPKMSHAHNILLKNINISCETAFSVDPSDQYQLSDFTFENLTIKAMKPDLEKLNFIKNLKKIKVNVAKVESPDKLYDKKDDSDEARK
- a CDS encoding rhamnogalacturonan acetylesterase, encoding MKNWIIIMTVFICSSISAQQTTFKFDFGGSRTQDGFIPITEHSKFDRKTGYGFMDISNIKSVDRGGNALKGDFITSDRPFYFSVILSEGNYDIQLTLGDSKGSSETTVRVENRRLLLDDVKTKAGDVVEKLITVHVKDSIIRNQNGNEIGIVKLKPREKKYLHWDNLLTIEFNDKAPKVCAVVIQPNKVAKTIYLTGDSTVVDQLYEPWASWGQMFPYFLIPHQVVVANYAESGETLKAFEGRHRIDKIWNRIKPGDYLFIEFGHNDQKPGNSHLEANSGYKEKLKEWIHKARQLEAIPVLVTSVNRHVFDGNKKIVNTLGDYPSAMREVAKEENVFLIDLNAMSKTLFEAMGPELSKKAFVYYPANSYPSQAEALSDDTHFNTYGAYELAKCVVKSITEQNLPLQQFISKNYRNFDPEKPDDAEKFHWPESIFMEALKPDGN
- a CDS encoding glycosyl hydrolase; protein product: MNIQSIIKLSVFCLAFGNLSAQNPWPEMTNTAKPWTRWWWMGNAVDEKGLDKQLTTLSNAGFGGVEVVPIYGAKGFENRYISYLSPEWMKMLQFTVNKAKSLQMGVDMAVGTGWPIGGPQVNEEDAATKMIVQKYALLSGEKLAEKIFLKDEKLKNLQTVKLDIVTAYNEKNEAVVLTDKVTNDGVLNWKPDSGKWTIYAVFTGKTLQKVKRAAPGGEGFTLNHFSGAATVDYFKTFDKAFGNSNYGVRSFFNDSYEVYNADWTPDFKNEFLKRRGYDISPYIKYLINDEENRTTRRVKSDYRETLSELILYNFTDQFTSWAHSKNSKNTNQAHGSPGNLLDLYAAVDIPESETFGSTVFDIPGLRRDSLDVQKADHPDINMLKFASSAANAKGKQLISNETFTWLTEHFKTSWSQAKPEVEQVFLSGINHVFYHGTTYTPADVPFPGWLFYASVNFVPENSLWPHISGLNSFVMRSQSILQSGKSDNELLIYWPVYDSWASAKGKDVAFKVHNVEKWLQPTPFYEDLTKLDKMGYSFDMTSDKMIGEAKSYNNKIQIAKEGSSYQVLIVPELTYLPETTLNNILELARNGASVIFQNEPKDIPGYFEVEKRRNLLKSLWSQILFNNRGENLKTAEFGKGKIILSSDVSKALEYLKIEREKLTETGLKFVRRQFEGGKYYYIVNHTSKEINQFLPINYTGKQTIIMNPENGDFGMAQIQNNSARIQLKSGQSLILKSSKTIDSSVQKWNYTEKTGTPIILDQPWQLTFKEGGPELPKSRQLKKPQPWTSFSEDPATQSFSGTGVYTTSLDLRKKNADDYVLKLDKLYESAKVIVNGQDAGIVWSIPFEISIGKYLKKGTNTIQIEVCNLMANRIRYMDQKKIQWRNYHEINFVNIDYKSFDASGWKVQPSGLDGQIQLIPIIYSK